The proteins below are encoded in one region of Triticum aestivum cultivar Chinese Spring chromosome 1B, IWGSC CS RefSeq v2.1, whole genome shotgun sequence:
- the LOC123094566 gene encoding uncharacterized protein codes for MEAAASAAVAAAKEAALAAAAAASAASNEAAAAAATAMEAAATAKEAAAKAAAAALKAKEAAAVATAAGKAAVSVAAATAAMQASKKRKFHLVDDQDPRGSGNCDVVGAGSVVRTGDIDGGSVNLSNDDDAGSVDRTGDIDGGSVDLTGDSDGGSVDLTAEVDAGSADLIGGVDGGSADLISRLPDTVLDSIVSLLPTKEGARTQVISRRWRPLWRSAPLNLEVDCGPNKRDLIAKILSQHPGPTRRFSVCISIDRNNDRINGWLSSQALDNLQEFEITYIRNNFWYSNVEKLGLLPLSVFRFSPTLRVAKFHDTRFPHMIMQRLSLKLRCLKQLPWKGSPSRRSFSRACSLAALPWKALS; via the coding sequence ATGGAGGCGGCGGCCTCAGCTGCTGTGGCGGCTGCCAAGGAGGCGGCGCTGGCTGCTGCTGCGGCGGCATCGGCTGCTTccaacgaggcggcggcggcggctgcgactgCGATGGAAGCAGCGGCGACtgcgaaggaggcggcggcgaaggcTGCGGCTGCGGCGTTAAAGGCGAAGGAGGCAGCGGCTGTGGCGACAGCTGCAGGGAAGGCGGCGGTCTCTGTCGCTGCTGCGACGGCGGCAATGCAAGCTTCCAAGAAGCGTAAGTTTCATCTTGTCGACGACCAAGATCCACGGGGGAGCGGCAACTGCGATGTTGTTGGTGCGGGGAGCGTCGTTCGCACTGGTGATATTGATGGGGGGAGCGTCAATCTCAGCAATGATGATGATGCGGGGAGCGTCGACCGCACTGGTGATATTGATGGGGGGAGCGTCGATCTCACTGGTGATAGTGATGGGGGCAGCGTCGATCTCACTGCTGAAGTTGATGCGGGGAGCGCTGATCTCATCGGTGGTGTTGATGGGGGGAGCGCTGATCTCATCAGCCGCCTCCCCGACACCGTCCTTGACAGCATCGTGtctcttctccccaccaaggaagGTGCCCGCACGCAGGTCATCTCCCGCCGGTGGCGTCCGCTCTGGCGATCCGCTCCTCTGAACCTCGAGGTGGACTGTGGACCCAATAAAAGGGACTTGATTGCAAAGATCCTCTCTCAGCATCCTGGCCCCACACGACGCTTCTCTGTCTGCATCAGCATCGATAGGAACAACGACAGGATCAATGGCTGGCTTAGTTCCCAAGCCCTGGACAACCTACAGGAGTTCGAGATCACCTACATCAGGAATAATTTTTGGTACAGCAACGTGGAGAAGTTGGGCCTGCTGCCATTGTCTGTGTTCCGCTTTTCGCCCACTCTCCGCGTGGCCAAATTCCACGACACCCGTTTCCCCCACATGATTATGCAGCGGCTATCCCTGAAGCTTCGGTGCCTCAAGCAGCTGCCCTGGAAAGGGTCACCATCTCGGAGGTCGTTCTCCAGAGCATGCTCTCTGGCTGCCCTGCCTTGGAAAGCCTTGAGCTGA